One window from the genome of Echinicola vietnamensis DSM 17526 encodes:
- a CDS encoding type II glyceraldehyde-3-phosphate dehydrogenase, with protein MKEIGVIGYGVIGKRVADAIKLQDDMKLSGVCDIISDWRIQNAVRKEYDIYAATEEAANDMDSKGISVKGSLQELLKKSDLVVDCTPKKIAAQNVVIYKEQNIKFILHGGEKHETTGHSFSAENNYKSALNLNATRVVSCNTTSILRTLTALKRADLLDYARGTLLRRATDPWESHLGGIMNTMVPEKDIPSHQGPDAKSVDPELDVITAAVKVPETLSHMHYWNVKLKKQATKEEVLNAFKTSSRIKLIRYDQGLVSNNTIKEMFLDMGRPWGDMYEVALWEDMLKVQGDELFYAYVVDNQAIVIPETIDAIRALTGIETNGTKSIVKTNESLGIY; from the coding sequence ATGAAAGAAATAGGAGTTATAGGATACGGAGTCATAGGAAAAAGAGTGGCAGATGCCATCAAATTACAAGATGATATGAAGCTTTCGGGCGTTTGCGATATAATCAGCGATTGGCGCATTCAAAATGCCGTAAGAAAGGAGTATGATATTTATGCAGCTACCGAAGAAGCAGCCAATGATATGGACTCAAAAGGAATTTCAGTAAAAGGAAGCTTACAGGAACTTTTAAAGAAATCAGATCTTGTTGTGGACTGTACACCCAAAAAAATTGCCGCTCAGAATGTCGTTATCTACAAGGAGCAAAACATCAAATTTATTCTACACGGTGGCGAAAAACACGAAACCACAGGGCATTCCTTTAGTGCAGAAAATAATTACAAATCGGCTCTAAACTTGAATGCGACAAGAGTAGTTTCTTGTAATACTACGTCTATTTTAAGAACCTTGACCGCTTTAAAAAGAGCCGATTTATTGGATTATGCCAGAGGTACACTTTTAAGAAGAGCTACAGACCCTTGGGAAAGTCATTTAGGTGGTATTATGAATACAATGGTTCCCGAAAAAGATATCCCAAGCCATCAAGGTCCAGATGCTAAAAGTGTTGACCCAGAACTGGATGTCATCACCGCAGCGGTAAAAGTACCCGAAACATTGAGCCATATGCACTACTGGAATGTGAAATTGAAAAAGCAGGCGACAAAGGAAGAAGTACTAAATGCATTTAAAACATCAAGCCGTATTAAATTAATTCGATATGACCAAGGCTTGGTCTCTAACAACACCATTAAGGAAATGTTTCTGGATATGGGAAGACCTTGGGGAGATATGTATGAAGTGGCTCTTTGGGAAGATATGCTGAAAGTACAGGGAGACGAACTTTTTTATGCTTATGTAGTCGATAACCAAGCTATTGTTATACCAGAAACCATAGATGCTATTAGAGCACTTACCGGAATTGAAACAAATGGTACAAAATCCATAGTCAAAACAAATGAAAGTTTAGGAATCTATTAA
- a CDS encoding helix-turn-helix domain-containing protein, translating into MNKPKEFWIKNMVCNRCLKVIKQELQELEVTVLSLELGRLLVEAPKKANNEIIDAVTSVLHANDFEIVQNEEEMLTERIKIILIEQLQELPLHIKVKTSELLASRLHKDYKTLSRLFSANQQTTIEKYFIKLKIEKVKELIQLKQHSFSDIGYLLDYSSVNHLSRQFKDVVGMSMTDYKNTENWKRSFYDEII; encoded by the coding sequence ATGAACAAACCAAAAGAATTTTGGATTAAGAATATGGTCTGTAACCGCTGCTTAAAAGTAATTAAGCAAGAATTACAAGAACTTGAAGTAACAGTGCTTTCCCTTGAATTGGGAAGGTTGCTGGTAGAAGCACCAAAAAAAGCGAACAATGAAATTATCGATGCCGTTACAAGTGTACTTCACGCCAATGATTTTGAAATTGTTCAGAATGAAGAAGAAATGCTCACAGAAAGAATCAAGATTATTCTAATAGAACAATTGCAAGAGCTACCGCTACATATTAAGGTAAAAACATCTGAACTATTGGCTTCAAGACTTCATAAAGATTACAAGACATTGAGCAGATTATTTTCAGCAAATCAACAGACAACCATTGAAAAGTACTTTATCAAATTAAAAATAGAGAAAGTTAAAGAGCTCATTCAGCTTAAACAACATTCCTTTTCAGATATAGGATATTTATTGGACTACAGTAGTGTAAACCACCTGTCTAGACAGTTTAAAGACGTTGTTGGTATGAGTATGACCGATTATAAAAATACTGAAAACTGGAAACGAAGTTTTTATGATGAAATTATATAG
- a CDS encoding NAD(P)/FAD-dependent oxidoreductase, which translates to MKEKQTHSITLESTCKITDEICLPDTKLPSVVIVGGGFAGLALVEKLKHKEVQVVLLDKNNFHQFQPLLYQVATSALEPDSIVFPFRKQINGYKNVFFRLAEVVEIQPDSNTILTNKGSVSYDYLVLATGTTTNFFGMDSVAENSLGMKDIRDSLNIRHMMLQNLEQAAITCDNKERDALTNFVIVGGGPAGVEMAGALAEFCKYILPKDYPEYPSSIMNIYLIEAIDELLSTMSDKASSKTLKYLEDLNVKVLLNEAVSNYDGKEVTTISGKTILAKNLIWTAGVKGQFPNGIDEKHIVRGNRIKTDANLKVEGYENIFAIGDIAALISEERPKGHPQVAQAAIQQGKYLGNSILNLINNKPTQPFEYKDKGSLATVGKRKAVADLGKFKFAGYFAWLLWSVVHLMSISGFRNRLMVGFNWAVSYFTYEKSNRLIIRNFKPKSLIDNTEE; encoded by the coding sequence ATGAAAGAAAAGCAAACACATAGCATTACATTAGAATCCACTTGTAAGATAACAGATGAAATCTGTCTTCCCGATACCAAATTACCTAGTGTGGTTATCGTTGGTGGAGGATTTGCAGGTTTGGCATTGGTTGAAAAACTGAAACACAAAGAAGTTCAAGTGGTTTTACTCGATAAAAATAACTTCCATCAATTTCAACCTTTATTATATCAAGTGGCAACGAGTGCGTTGGAACCTGATAGCATAGTATTTCCATTCAGAAAACAAATCAATGGCTATAAAAATGTTTTCTTTCGTTTGGCAGAAGTTGTGGAAATTCAACCTGATTCAAATACTATATTGACCAATAAGGGAAGTGTTTCTTATGACTATTTAGTGTTGGCTACTGGCACGACCACCAATTTCTTTGGGATGGATTCTGTAGCCGAAAATAGTTTGGGGATGAAGGATATTCGCGATTCCCTCAACATCCGTCATATGATGTTGCAAAATTTGGAACAGGCAGCTATTACTTGTGATAATAAAGAACGCGACGCACTGACAAATTTTGTAATAGTAGGTGGTGGTCCAGCAGGCGTAGAAATGGCAGGAGCTTTGGCAGAGTTTTGCAAATACATCCTTCCCAAAGATTACCCAGAGTACCCTTCTTCCATTATGAATATTTATTTAATAGAAGCCATTGATGAGTTGTTAAGCACAATGTCTGATAAGGCATCATCGAAAACCCTCAAATATTTAGAGGATTTAAATGTAAAGGTATTATTAAATGAAGCTGTAAGCAATTATGATGGAAAGGAAGTCACTACCATAAGTGGTAAGACCATTTTGGCTAAAAACCTTATCTGGACGGCTGGCGTAAAAGGACAATTCCCAAATGGTATTGATGAAAAACACATAGTCAGGGGCAACCGGATTAAAACCGATGCTAATTTAAAAGTAGAAGGCTACGAAAACATTTTTGCCATAGGCGATATAGCTGCGCTTATTTCTGAAGAAAGACCCAAAGGGCATCCACAGGTGGCGCAGGCAGCAATTCAACAAGGAAAATATCTGGGTAATTCTATATTAAACCTCATAAATAATAAACCCACACAACCTTTCGAATATAAAGACAAAGGCTCCTTGGCCACTGTAGGAAAACGCAAGGCAGTTGCCGATTTGGGCAAATTTAAATTTGCAGGCTATTTCGCCTGGTTGCTGTGGTCCGTTGTTCACTTGATGTCCATAAGTGGATTTAGAAATAGATTGATGGTTGGTTTTAATTGGGCGGTTAGCTATTTCACTTATGAAAAGAGCAACCGCTTGATTATTAGAAATTTTAAGCCAAAATCATTAATCGATAATACAGAAGAATAA
- a CDS encoding ATP-dependent 6-phosphofructokinase yields the protein MDSTIKHIGVFTSGGDSPGMNAALYAITKTAEVNGINVSGFRKGYEGLIDGDLVQLKSHELQKLTQKGGTILKTARSKRFLELEGRKKALQTLNVNKIDALIAIGGDGTFKGLLAFSEICDIPFIGIPGTIDNDISGTDYTLGFDSAVNTAIENIDKIRDTAESHNRVFIVEVMGRDSGYIGIHSGLMVGADAILIPESGTDFINLLGKVKNYDSEDAFLIVVSEGDEIGADLVSSKIKEVNPNVDLRITKLGHIQRGGNPSALDRMLGIRLGVEAVKSLLQSKKNVMIGILNNQLHLTPFNEVVKQHQVNKELHELLELFGT from the coding sequence ATGGATAGTACTATAAAACATATAGGTGTATTTACCTCTGGAGGTGATAGTCCAGGGATGAATGCAGCCTTGTACGCCATTACAAAAACGGCTGAAGTAAATGGTATAAACGTAAGCGGCTTTCGAAAAGGATATGAAGGATTGATAGACGGTGACTTGGTTCAATTAAAATCACACGAATTACAAAAACTGACCCAAAAGGGTGGCACTATCCTTAAGACAGCCCGAAGCAAACGTTTTCTCGAACTGGAAGGTCGAAAAAAAGCCTTGCAAACTCTAAATGTAAACAAAATAGACGCTTTAATTGCCATTGGTGGTGATGGTACATTTAAAGGATTACTTGCTTTTTCAGAGATATGCGATATCCCATTCATAGGGATTCCCGGAACTATTGATAACGATATTTCGGGTACGGATTACACCCTTGGTTTTGATTCCGCAGTTAACACAGCCATTGAAAATATTGATAAAATAAGGGATACTGCCGAATCCCATAACCGTGTGTTCATTGTTGAAGTAATGGGAAGGGATTCGGGTTACATCGGTATTCATTCTGGATTGATGGTTGGTGCGGACGCCATATTAATTCCGGAGAGCGGTACGGACTTTATTAACCTTTTGGGTAAGGTGAAAAATTACGATAGCGAGGATGCTTTTCTAATCGTAGTTTCTGAAGGTGACGAAATTGGTGCCGATCTTGTTTCTTCAAAAATAAAGGAAGTCAATCCCAATGTCGATTTACGCATAACAAAGCTTGGCCACATACAGCGAGGTGGAAATCCTTCTGCTTTGGATAGAATGTTGGGCATAAGGCTTGGGGTGGAAGCCGTAAAATCGCTTTTACAAAGTAAAAAGAATGTAATGATCGGGATTTTAAACAATCAATTGCACTTAACCCCTTTTAATGAGGTGGTCAAGCAACATCAGGTCAATAAAGAATTGCACGAACTTTTAGAACTATTTGGAACATAA
- a CDS encoding IS1595-like element ISEvi1 family transposase, whose product MDVFKGQELIEFSRRFQTELDCKKYLSELKWKDGFTCRKCGHQGSQIRKDYARTCNKCSDTESAGAGTLFHKVKFGLVKAFYICFEMSTSTKSLSAMYMAKRYGINRKTAMSFMHKVREAMKSSGNHPMKGEVHVDEFVVGGQEAGHTGRSYGGKKKKVVCAVELTDAGKVKRFYALQIKDFSAKSLRPIFESHIDRGAQVQTDEWKGYRPIKNDFTIKQTPSELGLNFKAIHTMIHQVKSWLRTTFSWVSKRHIDRYLSEFSYRINRSQSKDTIFHNLITRMVSKKKIHIADLI is encoded by the coding sequence ATGGATGTTTTCAAAGGACAAGAGCTTATAGAGTTCAGTAGAAGGTTCCAGACCGAGTTGGATTGTAAGAAATATTTGTCCGAACTTAAGTGGAAAGATGGATTTACGTGTCGCAAGTGTGGTCATCAGGGTAGCCAGATCAGAAAGGATTACGCACGTACCTGCAATAAATGTAGCGATACAGAAAGTGCTGGCGCAGGCACCCTTTTCCATAAAGTCAAATTTGGTCTTGTAAAGGCATTTTATATCTGTTTTGAGATGAGCACAAGTACCAAAAGTCTCTCTGCGATGTATATGGCCAAACGGTATGGCATTAACCGTAAAACAGCCATGAGCTTCATGCATAAAGTACGTGAGGCCATGAAATCGAGCGGAAATCATCCGATGAAGGGAGAAGTTCATGTGGACGAATTCGTAGTAGGGGGCCAAGAAGCCGGACATACCGGAAGGAGCTATGGAGGTAAGAAAAAGAAGGTAGTATGCGCGGTAGAACTTACTGATGCAGGAAAAGTCAAACGGTTTTATGCTTTACAGATCAAGGATTTTTCAGCCAAATCACTACGTCCCATCTTTGAGAGCCACATCGACAGGGGTGCCCAAGTTCAGACAGACGAATGGAAAGGGTATCGTCCTATCAAAAATGACTTTACCATCAAACAGACTCCCAGTGAATTAGGCTTAAATTTTAAAGCAATTCACACCATGATCCATCAGGTAAAATCGTGGTTAAGGACGACGTTTTCCTGGGTAAGCAAAAGGCATATAGACCGCTACCTAAGTGAGTTTTCCTACAGAATCAACCGCTCACAGAGCAAGGACACGATCTTCCACAATTTGATCACCAGAATGGTCAGTAAGAAAAAAATCCATATTGCTGACTTAATATGA
- a CDS encoding DUF5676 family membrane protein, producing MYRLNVKKLGFAFGLTGALIYLGCMIVMSTAGREATIDFFNSLLHGLDTTSIIRMDVPLWEAGLGIVQIFILGWLIGACIAAFYNAQIKVKK from the coding sequence ATGTATCGATTAAACGTAAAAAAACTCGGATTTGCTTTCGGTCTTACGGGGGCACTAATTTACTTAGGCTGTATGATAGTTATGTCAACAGCAGGTCGAGAAGCCACTATCGATTTTTTCAACAGCCTATTGCACGGTTTAGATACCACAAGCATTATCAGGATGGATGTGCCACTATGGGAAGCTGGTTTGGGAATAGTACAGATATTCATTTTAGGATGGCTAATAGGTGCCTGTATTGCGGCTTTTTATAATGCGCAAATAAAAGTCAAAAAATAA
- a CDS encoding HYC_CC_PP family protein, with translation MKTFFTKILSFFLAVLILFSTSSFTVDMHFCCNQLVDIAVWNKAKTCTEKVQKKDSPLKQCTTLQEKDCCDNQTIVKEGDDTFKKANKISEIETLVFLNNFVYSYINLFEGLEKNTVPFKAYRPPLLSTDLVILNESFLI, from the coding sequence GTGAAAACATTTTTTACTAAAATATTGTCTTTCTTTTTAGCAGTTTTAATACTGTTTTCTACCTCTTCTTTTACGGTAGATATGCATTTTTGTTGTAATCAATTGGTAGATATAGCTGTTTGGAACAAAGCAAAAACCTGCACAGAAAAGGTTCAAAAGAAAGATTCACCGTTAAAGCAGTGCACTACGTTACAAGAAAAAGACTGTTGCGATAATCAAACCATCGTGAAAGAAGGAGATGACACCTTCAAGAAGGCCAATAAAATTTCAGAGATTGAAACTTTAGTTTTCTTAAACAATTTCGTCTATTCTTATATCAACCTTTTTGAAGGTTTAGAGAAAAACACAGTTCCTTTTAAGGCTTATAGGCCACCATTGCTATCCACAGACCTTGTAATTCTCAACGAGTCCTTTTTAATTTGA
- a CDS encoding lycopene cyclase domain-containing protein, translating to MSLITMPFGLTEPLFVPEYWFPPSLFNLAERTGFDIESLIFSFAIGGIGTVLYNLIFKKSYIDMPHTERGHQRHKLHIYILFVPAIVFVIFSLFTTLNHIYCGIIAMFFGGLATLYCRPDLKGKIWVGGILFTILYFIYFGSILPFYPQYVELYWNLDNLTHILVLRIPIEELLFAFTFGMYWSGLYEHLYWRKLIKSKEMSTN from the coding sequence ATGAGCCTTATTACTATGCCCTTTGGATTGACCGAACCTTTGTTTGTACCTGAATATTGGTTTCCACCTTCCCTATTTAATTTAGCAGAAAGAACAGGCTTCGATATTGAGAGTCTTATATTCTCTTTTGCCATTGGCGGAATTGGGACGGTATTGTATAACCTAATATTCAAAAAAAGCTATATAGATATGCCTCATACCGAACGAGGCCACCAAAGACATAAGCTACATATTTATATACTTTTTGTTCCAGCCATTGTATTTGTCATATTTAGTCTTTTCACCACGCTTAACCACATCTATTGTGGCATCATTGCAATGTTTTTTGGTGGTTTGGCAACATTGTACTGTCGCCCGGATTTAAAAGGAAAAATATGGGTTGGTGGAATCTTGTTTACCATACTGTATTTCATTTATTTCGGAAGCATCCTTCCGTTCTATCCCCAATATGTGGAGTTGTACTGGAATCTGGACAACCTGACCCATATTCTTGTTTTGAGAATCCCAATTGAAGAGTTACTGTTCGCTTTCACCTTTGGCATGTATTGGTCTGGATTATATGAACACTTGTATTGGAGAAAACTTATAAAATCGAAAGAAATGTCAACCAACTAA
- a CDS encoding 2-hydroxyacid dehydrogenase, whose protein sequence is MKTTIYSTHKFDKPSIENANKGKHQLNFLEFRLTKETALLAEGSKAIALFSNDDASSEVLDILHKLGIKFIALRSAGFNHVDLEKAAELNIKVARVPAYSPYAIAEHTMALILALNRRLIKAHNRVREQNFSLNGLTGFDLNGKTVGVIGTGKIGSVLVKILHGFGCNILAQDIEESKDLIDKYGLIYSDCATLCKHADIISLHVPLKASTKHLINKEHIALMKSGVMLINTSRGGLVDTKAVIEGLKTKKIGYLGLDVYEEEEGLFFEDHSDDILQDDVIARLMTFNNVLITSHQAFLTKTALTNIAETTIYNLDCFEKQKPSGNEISIN, encoded by the coding sequence ATGAAAACAACAATATACAGCACACATAAATTCGATAAGCCTTCCATTGAAAACGCTAATAAAGGAAAACATCAATTGAATTTTCTGGAATTTAGGCTAACAAAGGAAACCGCCTTATTGGCAGAAGGTTCAAAGGCCATAGCACTTTTCTCAAATGACGATGCCTCTTCGGAAGTTTTGGATATTTTACACAAACTAGGCATAAAATTTATCGCATTACGTTCGGCAGGTTTCAATCACGTCGATTTAGAAAAAGCAGCTGAATTGAATATAAAAGTGGCACGTGTCCCAGCCTATTCACCTTATGCCATTGCAGAACATACAATGGCTTTGATACTTGCATTAAACCGAAGACTGATTAAAGCCCACAATAGAGTGCGCGAACAAAACTTTTCATTAAACGGTCTCACTGGTTTTGACCTAAATGGGAAAACCGTTGGCGTGATTGGAACAGGAAAAATAGGGTCTGTACTCGTAAAAATACTTCACGGATTCGGCTGCAATATTCTTGCCCAGGATATAGAAGAAAGCAAAGACCTAATTGATAAATATGGCCTAATCTATTCAGATTGTGCGACGCTCTGTAAGCACGCAGATATAATAAGCCTGCACGTGCCATTAAAAGCTTCAACAAAACATTTAATAAATAAAGAGCATATAGCACTAATGAAATCTGGAGTAATGCTCATCAATACAAGTCGTGGTGGGTTGGTGGACACCAAGGCAGTTATCGAAGGATTGAAAACTAAAAAAATAGGGTATTTAGGACTGGATGTTTATGAGGAAGAAGAAGGATTGTTCTTTGAAGACCATTCCGATGACATTTTGCAAGACGATGTGATTGCACGCTTAATGACTTTCAACAATGTACTAATTACAAGCCATCAAGCTTTTTTAACCAAAACCGCATTGACCAATATTGCAGAAACAACCATATATAATCTGGATTGTTTTGAAAAACAAAAACCTTCTGGAAATGAAATTAGCATTAATTAA
- a CDS encoding heavy-metal-associated domain-containing protein, with protein sequence MMKQKFQISGISCGGCVSRVKKTLEEHPNIEKAEIFLAPKGAALITMNEALSVAELQKQLDGLNGYTITELN encoded by the coding sequence ATGATGAAACAAAAATTTCAAATAAGCGGAATCAGCTGCGGTGGATGTGTATCAAGAGTAAAAAAGACTTTAGAAGAACATCCCAATATAGAAAAAGCAGAGATCTTTTTGGCACCAAAAGGTGCTGCACTTATCACGATGAATGAAGCACTTTCTGTTGCCGAATTACAAAAGCAACTTGATGGGCTCAATGGTTATACAATTACAGAATTAAATTAA
- a CDS encoding universal stress protein, with the protein MKILLAIDGSDFSKVAIHELIKMTLSSNSEIHIINVYEVPKTTGLGLHTMGGRIGNYIEEIRSNAQKLGNKIVSEAFDKIKAENKALTITTSVVSGLPKSTIYEKAEDWGADLIVVGSQGHGALSRLVLGSVSQYLTTNAKCSVLIARDRNKK; encoded by the coding sequence ATGAAAATACTATTGGCCATAGATGGTTCAGATTTCAGTAAAGTAGCCATTCACGAACTTATAAAAATGACCCTATCCTCAAATAGTGAAATTCATATTATAAATGTTTATGAAGTTCCGAAAACAACCGGCCTGGGATTGCATACTATGGGCGGCAGGATAGGAAATTACATAGAAGAAATTAGAAGTAACGCTCAAAAATTGGGAAACAAAATCGTTTCAGAAGCTTTCGATAAAATCAAGGCCGAAAACAAGGCACTTACCATAACCACAAGTGTTGTTAGTGGCCTGCCCAAAAGTACTATTTATGAAAAAGCAGAAGATTGGGGTGCAGATTTAATCGTAGTAGGCTCTCAGGGTCACGGTGCACTTTCACGCTTAGTATTGGGCTCTGTATCCCAATATTTGACCACAAATGCCAAATGTTCAGTACTCATTGCAAGAGATAGAAATAAAAAATGA
- a CDS encoding class I fructose-bisphosphate aldolase, producing MKTDKNIVELLGEKASFYLEHICEKITKDELQTPSKNSIDKVFGNSNRNPQVLRSLSQLYNHGNLAGTGYLSILPVDQGIEHSAAYSFYKNPDYFDPENIIKLALEAGCNGVASTFGVLGLNARKYAHKIPFIVKINHNELLTYPNKYDQTLFGKVKTAWDMGAIAVGATIYFGSAESNRQLKEIAEAFEEAHNLGMATILWCYTRNEAFKTEKEDYHAAADVTGQANHLGVTIQADIIKQKLPTNNFGFKEIGFGKYDDEMYKTLTTDHPIDLCRLQVANCYMGKIGLINSGGGSKGESDLVEAITTAVINKRAGGSGLIMGRKAFQKPFTEGIELLRFVQDVYLDQKISIA from the coding sequence ATGAAAACAGACAAGAATATAGTAGAACTTTTAGGAGAAAAAGCATCTTTCTATTTGGAACACATTTGTGAAAAAATAACTAAAGATGAGTTGCAGACCCCAAGCAAGAATAGTATAGATAAGGTGTTTGGAAATAGCAACAGAAATCCACAGGTACTTCGTAGCCTTTCCCAGTTATACAATCACGGAAATTTGGCAGGAACTGGTTATTTAAGTATCCTCCCTGTCGACCAAGGCATTGAGCATAGCGCAGCATATTCATTCTACAAAAACCCAGATTATTTTGACCCTGAGAACATTATAAAACTCGCCCTTGAGGCAGGTTGTAATGGTGTGGCGTCCACGTTTGGGGTTTTGGGTTTGAACGCCCGAAAATATGCCCATAAAATCCCTTTTATCGTTAAGATTAACCATAATGAGTTACTCACCTATCCTAATAAATATGACCAAACGCTCTTTGGTAAGGTAAAAACCGCTTGGGATATGGGAGCAATTGCCGTAGGAGCTACGATTTATTTTGGTTCAGCGGAAAGTAACCGACAACTCAAAGAAATAGCTGAGGCTTTTGAAGAAGCTCACAATCTGGGTATGGCTACCATTTTATGGTGCTATACACGAAATGAAGCTTTTAAAACCGAAAAAGAAGATTACCACGCAGCTGCCGATGTTACTGGGCAGGCCAATCATTTGGGCGTAACTATTCAAGCGGATATCATTAAACAAAAATTACCAACCAATAATTTCGGGTTTAAAGAAATAGGATTTGGAAAATATGATGATGAAATGTATAAAACGTTGACGACAGACCATCCCATAGACCTTTGTCGATTACAAGTTGCCAATTGTTATATGGGAAAAATAGGACTTATAAATTCAGGAGGCGGTTCCAAAGGAGAATCTGATTTGGTTGAGGCGATAACAACTGCCGTCATCAATAAAAGGGCTGGTGGCTCTGGGCTGATAATGGGAAGAAAAGCCTTTCAAAAACCATTCACTGAAGGGATTGAGCTCTTAAGATTTGTACAAGACGTCTATTTGGACCAAAAAATAAGTATTGCTTAA
- a CDS encoding SHOCT domain-containing protein, whose protein sequence is MHFYEGHFGGMHLIWWIIWIILLAWIFFIPADIPYQKTKKDSPLDILKNRFAKGEISKEEFEESKKILKSDN, encoded by the coding sequence ATGCATTTTTACGAAGGACATTTTGGAGGTATGCACCTAATATGGTGGATTATATGGATTATTTTATTGGCTTGGATATTCTTTATCCCAGCAGATATCCCTTATCAAAAAACAAAGAAGGACAGCCCACTGGATATTCTTAAAAACCGCTTTGCAAAAGGCGAAATATCCAAGGAAGAATTTGAGGAATCAAAAAAGATATTAAAATCAGACAACTAA
- a CDS encoding WG repeat-containing protein, translating to MKKLLITLVLIPFLGIAQTIENIDYISPFNNDVAAIKKGNEWGFIDRDGQLTVDFRNDLVLTKTENAAYPIFSNGKCLIAHQKNGVLYYGYIDKTGKTVITPQFLNANNFQYGKALVLKVEKETIGYNDIFKKDVVNYHYFELVIDENGNTIDHLTQLAIHVSPKDKNDKNPPAITSKLISENLVAVKGNNKKWRIKKI from the coding sequence ATGAAAAAACTACTCATCACATTAGTTTTGATTCCTTTTCTGGGGATTGCACAAACTATAGAAAATATAGATTATATCTCGCCCTTTAATAATGACGTGGCTGCGATTAAAAAAGGAAACGAATGGGGATTCATTGACCGCGATGGACAATTAACCGTTGATTTTCGAAATGATTTAGTGCTAACTAAAACGGAAAATGCTGCCTATCCCATATTCAGTAATGGGAAATGCTTAATTGCCCATCAAAAAAACGGTGTTCTTTATTATGGCTATATCGATAAAACTGGAAAAACTGTCATCACTCCACAATTCCTCAATGCCAACAACTTTCAATATGGCAAAGCCTTGGTGTTAAAAGTTGAAAAAGAAACCATTGGCTATAATGACATTTTCAAAAAAGACGTGGTAAACTACCATTATTTTGAGCTTGTTATAGATGAGAATGGTAATACCATTGACCATTTAACGCAATTGGCCATTCACGTCTCGCCAAAAGATAAGAATGATAAAAATCCACCTGCCATCACATCAAAATTGATTTCGGAAAATTTGGTGGCAGTTAAAGGTAATAATAAGAAGTGGCGTATAAAAAAAATCTAA